The following DNA comes from Rosa rugosa chromosome 5, drRosRugo1.1, whole genome shotgun sequence.
tatcaatttaaaaacgtctattgccccccaatagacctttagcggacctttattgccccagtaaaactttttttttctttccttctgggccttctacctcaattttactcaaaaaaaaaaaacgaaaagaaagaaattgatttgggcacccagagaaaagctctggcCACTCCTTTGCCTCACAAAATCAATGATGAGAAATTGAAATCGGAAACTTCAATTGCATTAAAATTAAGCTAGAAGCGGTTGTAGTTTCCCTTGAATCGTCAGCTCCTGTCGTCGTCGCGATCTCCAGGAGAACCCACTCCTTCTTGCTCCACTGCGATGGCGGCAGAGCCAGGTGGcgacggggagagagaaagccgACGTCGTCGGTGCTTTGAGCCTCTATCAGAACTGGAAACACCGCTCGACGTGGAGCTCGTGAACGGCTTGTCAGAGGTGTTAGCCAGAGAGTTGCAGAAGCTTTTCTCCGATGAGGACTACAACTACGAGTAGATGGGGGCCTGAGATTCATCAGTCTGTGTCCTCCTCCTCCGATGAAGACGACGCCGTCGGCCACGACATGGTGCTCGGAATcggagagagggggagagagagacagagagaggctCGTGATCGGAgagatggggagagagagagaaagagagagatgagatGAGAGAGTTTGTAATTCTTTAATTAGTCTGAGGGTAAAAcagttattttattttaaattagattagtgagaataaaaatctcttaaTGGTATAACTGGGCTAATTTTAGTGTATTTTGATGCTATGGATCAAGCACCTTAAATTAAAACCATTAAATTAGTCTCAAAAGTTCAGTCATTTTCCTAGGTGTTATTGTTATTGTATCTTGTCCACCTTCTTAAAAGGTCTCCCTCCCCAAACCCTTCTCTTCCCGCCCTTCATCTAAGAGCCCCAAATTTGAAGACCAAAAACAATGAACCCCTCAAACCTCCTCCCTACCCAGAATCTAACGATGGGCTGTCCAGTCCTCGACCGCTGCCTCGGCGGCGGAATCCCCTGCAACTCCCTCACGGAGCTCGTAGCCGAGAGCAGCTGCGGCAAGACCCAATTCTGCCTCCAACTCACTctcttcgctcagctccctccTTCCCACGGCGGCCTCTCCGCCTCCTCTCTTTACCTCCACACAGAATTCCCTTTCCCCTTTCGCCGCCTCCGCCACCTCTCCCACTCCTTCCGCTCCTCCCACGCGAATCTTATCCTCTCCAACCCTCGTGAAGATGTATACGTTCACGCTGTACACGATGCACACCACCTGCTCGACATAATGCCCAAGATAGAGTGCTTTGTTGCGAGCAGGAAAACCCGGCTGCCTGTGAGGCTAATTGTGATTGATTCCATTGCCGCACTATTTCGCAGCGAATTTGGCAACAACCCTTTGGATCTTAAGCGGAGGTCCTTCCTGTTCTTCGAGATTTCCGGGATGCTGAAGTTGTTGGCGAGAAAGTACAGCTTGGCGGTGGTGGTGATGAACCAGGTGGTTGATTTTATGGGGGAAGTAGAGGGGATAAGTGGGATGAGAGTTGGGAATTTGAGCTCCTTGCGTTCATCCGGAAGACGGGTTTGTCCTGCTTTGGGATTAGCTTGGTCACGTTGCGTGAATTCGAGGTTGTTCTTGTTTAGAAATGAGGAGATTGTTGGGAGAGAAAATGATGGGTTGGAGGATGATCTGTTCAGGCAAACAAGAAGGC
Coding sequences within:
- the LOC133710746 gene encoding DNA repair protein XRCC3 homolog, with amino-acid sequence MNPSNLLPTQNLTMGCPVLDRCLGGGIPCNSLTELVAESSCGKTQFCLQLTLFAQLPPSHGGLSASSLYLHTEFPFPFRRLRHLSHSFRSSHANLILSNPREDVYVHAVHDAHHLLDIMPKIECFVASRKTRLPVRLIVIDSIAALFRSEFGNNPLDLKRRSFLFFEISGMLKLLARKYSLAVVVMNQVVDFMGEVEGISGMRVGNLSSLRSSGRRVCPALGLAWSRCVNSRLFLFRNEEIVGRENDGLEDDLFRQTRRRLDVVFAPHLPPSSCEFVITKQGVFGVDR